The Apostichopus japonicus isolate 1M-3 chromosome 10, ASM3797524v1, whole genome shotgun sequence genomic sequence ATGCTATTCACAGTCATTGACCCAGGTTGTATGGGAGAAGATAGAAGATGCCAGTGGTGTGGTGTACGTGACACATTTTACAGTCCCGAAGAGAGGGTTAGCGTGCAAGACAGGCTTGTCTTTCACTCCATTGTTTCACCCTTTATCCAGCATAGCAATaagttattaaatattttgtctGCACAGTAACTGTATGAAGGCAACTTAAATTATGTTGTCAGTTAATACAAACTGAAATCTGTTAAATGTATCTAATTTTGTAGAATCTGATCGTGGTGGCCTTCTTGACTGTTAAAGGAAGGATAATCATTAACCATCGGCTAATACATAACTCTAGACCGACTACATCAATGAGGAGACGTGCCAAAAAAACATATCTTACATGGACGGTGAGGTGACATGCCGGCCTGTAGCACTTAACTCTTATTTTGAACAATTCCTTTCAACACGCCATGGTGCAAAACTGGTGTCTTAACATGCTGCAGTTTTTCCCAGGCTTTTAATATGATTGTGTCTCCATTctgtgtttattatttatttttttctatgatAAGATATTAGGAAGAACTATCAGAGTGGATCATGTCGCCAACTATCGAGCACCCAAAGAtcacgacgacgacgacgaagaAACAAAGACATTACGGAAGGAAGGTTGCGCCCCGAAAATACAACCCGATACTCCTCCCCCCGTAGAGGTAGATGACGATGATGTCATTGTTAGCAGTAAGACAAAGAAAGGTTAAtgttgttttttatcattaaagaTTATTGATTTTGGGGTAGCCTAGGAGGTGGTTTGACTGAGGGATAAGATTTGGCATCCtttcttttctgtctttgttcATTTCCTTCATGGATTTGGttgggggtgggatggggggtgggatgggggtgcAAGGGGAATTTGTAAATGGGGGAAGCTAGGTAATTGAAATTTTGAGGGGTTTACCAGCAGGGGTCCATTTCCACACCacaggaagggagggggggggtaaggCAAGATGTGTAATTAATGGTTGCTGTCAGGATCTCCTATTGCTCATTTCAAAGTGTTATATGTATTTCTAGGTTACTTCCGTGTCACAGCATTTATCACTTGTTTTTTAGTTACATTGTTCACACCATAGTCAGGTATGTAATCTGGACAGTTTGTTTGCTGGTAGTTGTTTTTTGCAATGTCCTGGCAAATTTGGGTCATCATGTTAAAATGTGTATACCTTTCTGCTACTACTCAAATATTGATTACGGTCGTCAGACAGTGCTTGTCGGCAAGGTAGCAATTTCTAATTGGTACTAGTTGGTAACAGAAATAGCTGGAAATAGCTGGCTGCTACGTCACTAATTATAAACATTAATTTGGTTGTGTGTCAAGGGGAGGGAAAGCaagattttcaaagaaatttcaaaTTGACCATCGCAAATGCATATATCGATGgaaatttgtttgtattaaatcGAAACTTCTAACGAAgataaaatttaaaacttgCGTACCATACATAGCAATCTTTAaatcttatttctttttgtgACATCCgcagagaaaaagaagaaaaaagacaagaaaaataaaaagaagagaaaaatgacaaaagagCAGACATCCTCAGAGAGTGACAAAGATTCAGATGAAGATGAAAAGGAAATTGCCAAGAGACAGAGGGGAgagcaaaacaaaacatctcTCAACAGAGCAGGTGACAAATCTTACAACGAACATCGCAGTGAAACTCAGGTTTCACAGACGGGAAGGATTCATACAGATGACAAAGATGATGAGCCAAGCTATAAACCATCCTCTTCAAGGAACAGGGACAGATATCTTGGAGAGGAGTCTACAAAGTTGGGAAGAGAAGAGCTGAGACCCAGCGAGAGGGGAGAAAAAGGAAGGAGAGAGGATGGAGATGAAAGGAAGAGAGACAGGGGAAGAAGTCCCGATGAAAGAAGGAGAGATTATAGGAGGTATCAGGATGATGAAAGGTCAAGAAAATATGAGGACAGGGACCGTGGTGAAGATAGAAGGAGCAGAGACAGGGGTAAGAGTCCAGAGGATAGACGAAGAGATGACCGGAGGTACCAGACGGATGGGCGGTCGAGACAAAACGACAGCAGAGACAGGGAAGATAGAGAGAGCAGAGACAGGACGAAGAGGCACAAGGATAAATATGATGGAGATAGATACAGTGGCAGAAGATGAGGTGAGGCTGAAGAGAATCTTTGGTTGGAGACCTTCGAAGAATATAGATTTGGTTTCAATATTAAATTTtagtttactttatttatttaaaacagGATAATCAGGTGGATCTAGTGGTTTTCTTTCAAACGTTGATATTGGGCTTTGAGAGAATGTGTCTTTGATTGCCGTAACTACTATTCCATAGATATGTCTATAAAATAAAAGCAGGGTCTGTTAATGTCCTACGGATATACCGGTAAATTTTGACCGATGGGCCCTGCAGACTCAGATTGATATTtaaagctttatttggtctcAGTTTAATCTCTCATAAGCgacatattttttatcttttcgtGTCCATTTGGCTAACATGAGATTCATGTACTTACTCTAAGAGATTTGCAAAAAATATCTGATTAAATGCCAATTAGCAATTATCtgagcaaaaaacaaaattttcaagCTAGGAAGTCTGTCTTAGTTTTATTGATGTGGATCGTGCATTTCAAGAACTCCCAAGAACTTACAGATGTGTACCAAACCTACTGTGTATATGATTGGGTCTGTTACGTATAAATATTCCGTCTTCTATAAAAGGTGAGAAGAATTTGTTTTCacttgtatgttttttttttaaaaaattacAGCAAACAAAAATTGCTTTATCTGTCCTTTTTCAATTAGATCCTTTTGGATGACACTTTCACATGATGAAAGCTGCTGTTTGCAACCAACGCCTGTCTTTCACCGAGAGACCAGCTCCATGACACACTATCCTATACCTAGGCAGATTGTATGTTCTCTGTGGATGTTACAAAGTTTGACATGGACCATCAAGCGCAAAACCTGTTTGGGCGATTACTATCAAGCCATCTTACTACCAGCTACAGACAAACTGTTGATTAAACCACTACAATTAATGGAGGAATGTTAAAGCTGGATGGACAGCTGACAACCAGCTATCtatctgacccccccccctcttaggTTTGACTGCTTTTTCCATGCTGCTTTTTTGCTTAATTCTTTGGGACATCTCACCTCTGACCTGTCATTATCATTATCTTGCATCGTTGTCTTGAAATAATTCACTTTTGGCagaatatttattttgatatgttgtgGACCTCTAAACTTCACCATTATCATTGCTATCAATATTACtatgtttcttttaatttacGAGAAAAGACCCTTTAATATGGCTAAGGTTGATCAAATTACAAGTGACTGGGCGATATAAAACTCAATGGGAGAATATTACATTTAATGGCCTCAAATGTATTTCATAACACATATGAAGACTCTCCCTAAGTCATCTGTTACATTTTATGGACTCAAATGACATGCAATACAATGCATCTCCAACTTGTCAAGAATAAATGGCAttaaattaaaggcattgaagactcgccccaaaccgtgtgccacgctctgaaaaaattaactttccgttgcatGCAAGCAGAGTTTtcttcgtgtcgctacaaaatgcagacagtaatgaaatgtgataccttgttatcttttatctggacctgagatgtccatggctgctatgtacactgtgttgtgggtattgaccgtatctgcatgtattgactctacactagtgtctaattaccgaaggtagcaagctgtgtgtgtattttctgggttcgatggtggtgtctaacacttctgttacacctcattcgaaactaggtcagattaccagcatcagacgtttctttgaaCGCAAGTCTTAACTCCCTTTAACAGGTGCTCTGTCGTTTATATGAAagtttaaaagaacatgttttgattgAGTTAAATAATAGAATTTTGTAACACAATGGACTCACATTCAGGTTAAGGCTTGCACTGAGAAGCTGACATCATCATCTTAGCATTAAAGGAGCAGTCCAAagcatacatatatttatagctGAATATTTTGAAACCTTTGACAGTTAGAGAAACATGCTAGCACTAAAAATATCTcaactcttttctttctttaagtATTGTATAACAACATATCAAGACTGCAATTCTCCCTAAAGTTATCCTTTTAAGGAATAACAGCTCTGAAGCCCGCACTTTGGGTTTGATCGGCAAACATTTTCCAATACCAAATCGAGTAAACTCAAAAATAAGATTGCATTTGATCGGGTTACGACATTTACCAATTTTTTCTTAACTCCTAGCATATATTTAGGGCAATAACTAATGATGACCTTTAAACCATATTTTGGAAATAGATATTCCAAAAGGATTTATTTAAATGTGATTTGTCAGGTGTTTTGCAACTTGTGTAGCATATCTAGCATTTTTTAAAGTATATTTTACTGTGTAGCCTCTCTAAGGCTTAATACAGTTACTCAAAGAAATTGCAAAAATGtgatataatattaatgtaCTAAATAGCATTGTTCAGTAAAGCAATAAAAATCTGGAACGATCTCTgaacacaattttgtttttactttgcaatatttgtaacctCATGCTGCAGTACAATGGACGAGGGAAAATATAACAGGTGATTGTAGTGTGAGCGaaaggacgggggggggggagagtgatTACCCCCACAACCTTCTATTATAACTAATTGTAGACCTTATCATCAATCTAACTATGACCAAGAGTACACCATTTGACGTATAAACCTGCCATTTTAAAACCGCCAATACCTTACCTATCAAAGCAATTCTCATGGATTAGCACGCATACATGTTTTATTGACCGCCTGGCTTATGCGATGCTATTTAAGGTTCACACGTcattcaagggcggcggaaccggggggggcacagggggcacgtgcccccccccacttttcctcagggttaaaaagCCATGGGGCCCCAACCGCTATCGTcagttgagggggggggggggtgtttgagTCGAGGGATTTTTAACTGTCAAAACAGTTAGCATACCATATACAGTAAGTCGTCTGTATGAATTTGATTTGACCGGTGAGCATTTTCTTAGCTCGGGATATTTTTAATGAGAGCATGATAGTTTTTTGACTACTTTGGCTTCTTACTAATTCGATAAtccgggggtgggggtgggaggggaagtGACAATGGTGCGCTATCCCCTCCCCGGAAAACAAAAGCGTTACCTCTGTCTATACTGAGTAGGCTAAGCAACCTTGAAAGATTCGTATTCCGGAGAGCGCTTTATATGTTGTGTTACTCTGTTACTTTGTATATGATGAAGACTATTAAAAGACACCGTATATTAGAAGCACGAGTATACTCGGTTTGTCAGGAAGAAATGACGCGCCAGTTGACAACAtttgaacctaatgttatatctATCCATTGAGATTGAACGGAGGGCCTACCATGAAAATGTACGAGAAATTCAAGCTAACATATCTCCCAGAGATAATTCGATTCGTAAAAGAGGTACAGCCCATAAGTCATTAGATGATCTAAACACACTCTGAATGTAAAATCTCAGCTAGCAAAGCATTTAATAAATATGATGTAGAAGTTAGTTCAAAGAACGATTATAGTACGGAAGCTGAGTATTGCCAGACATGCAAAATAATAGTGTGTAGAGTCTACTACTGCAGGATATTAAATAGGCtcaaaaatacatttcagtTGAATAAACGTTTCTAGCGTTCTGAACGACACGAGACGAAATTCCGCAACGTGTTTTGTCGAACGTTGGGGTGGGTTTGGGTAGGGGAGGGAGGACCCCCACGTCCTCTCCATAGGAGGCGGCTTGAACTACCCCAGGGAAATACCACATCATTTATAACATCATGCACTGGCCTCTGGTCCTTCCATAGAGGTTCATTCCCCCAACAGGAAgcattggggtggggggggggttagagtTCCCCTGTCCATACCGCTGGAAAGAGTATGGGGATTGTTTTGCTGAAACAATTAGGAGGAATAAATTAAATGTCAGCAGAAGTGTGTGGGGTTGAGGGTGGTACAAACTTTGGGCTTTTCATAACCGTCCAAGGGATCAACGTTTAACGGttcacaataaaaataattcactataaaaaaaaaccagttAGAATACCACACCATTGCGTCTCTTTTAACATAGATACTCCATCATGATCACCATCGGATAATCGTGACACTTGAACAAGACCCGTAATTAGCTATCATAACAATATATGTTGTGTGAGACTGCATACATGATTATATACCGCCTGATTTGTAGGATACTATATTAAGATTCACACGGCATTTGTGATCTTATTTGAAATGAATACCAAAAGTGGCTTTCAAAATCATTGGCCGTGAAAGTgggtgtgtgggggtggggcgAGAGCCGTGCCCAACCGCTATCGTCAGTCGGGGGATTTTTTGGTATATTCAGTCAGGAAGGACTAGACTAGACCCCCGGTTATATGTACATGcatgggagtcggcttcaactactcaagcacccccccccccctcgccccttCCAGATTCAAAAGCCCTCATGACCCTATCTAAGTCAGTTGGGGAATTTTCTTTCCCCTCCGGCCCACCCATTAAAATATGTTCACAATGATGAAGAGCAGATGAGTTTGGggcggagggggtggggtggggggttaaacatacaatatatgaaACGATGATTAATCAGTACCATTAAGGTTTATTGGAATAGCTTCTACGTCATCATCAACTTTGttttaactgatggacaatgcCTGATTTATATAACCCCATGAAAATTGTACTTTTGAAATAACCCTTTTCTTGATGACTGTAACACTATATATAAACAAGTCACTTGCGTCGACATTAATGTTCTAATTATACTGTCTAATATAATTtattcttgtaaaaaaaaacacttctagACCTCAAAATTTAATGCCAAAGTTCGCATTCATATTTCTCTGAATCCTGACATTTCTGATAttccttatatatataattatgtagaAGCAGGTAAAACAAAGCTTTCTTTGTCTATATTTTCATTGTATACACTTCTGTTGTTATGTACGAGGGATTATCATTCATGATAAGGTCAACGGAAGAACAGTCGTACTTGCTAGTATTATTTAAGAAGCTATTAAAATGGTAATAACCTCCTTAGTGGGTCATTTACAACAGTTAGTCCAGGAAGCACTGATTGCTTTAACAGTTTCTCTCTGTATTTAAAGTCCCGGATAAACGACACACATGTATGTAGTTTTTTGTTTGCCAAGTATTGTGTTGAAGTTTGGGTTTCATATAAGAAGTCGACTTTATTATAACAAATAGCTAGGAATTAACGATAGACCGACGCAATTAAACCGAACATGGCGAACTTgagattttatattttctatgggtttatatggatggtgatgatgatgtttgtTAAATCAGAAGATTTATCAAATGACACAGGAGGTGACGAAGGACTGAAACAGGAGGACCTAGACCTTAGTAAGGTCAGAGGGACTAAAGAGGTTCGTTGGTTATAATTATACAATCAGTACTTATAAAGTTTTACTCAAGAAAACCTATTTTATTAGAACTAACTTTTTAAGTAATATTAAGAAAACTTCATTTTTTCAGGATGTGCTGCAGTATAGCAGCACATATTGTTTCCCAAACGTTGACGACTATTGCAGCAGAGACTCAATTATCTCGATAAaggggattcgaacccgggcctcccgctttatatgcggacaccctaaccactataggctatggatgctgattgtatgtccagaggttcgaaacccgtaaggaaggtcgtaattccactgtaggtgtttgtcacctatattgaacaatactaattctgtttttggtgacatattttgccttactctagaaaTCAACATGATAAAACAACGTCCCCTCCTCGGAAAAAAAGTAAACCTGGTAGCCTTCGTGGTAGAAATACTAAAGTCGGTAACAGAAAAAGCAAACCTAGAAATTAACGTTAAAGAAATAATAAGCTATGCCATAATCTCGGCAATCACACATCTTAACATGAAACTAACAACGGCAGAACAAAAGTTGAAGTAAGAACATTATCCTTCCTCTAATCCTATAAGTCGATCTCCACTCTCAGATGGATAATAATTCAAATTTCCTAAAAATCATCCACCTGAACATACATAGTGTTCTCCCAAAACTCCCGCTTATTCTTTATGAAATTGATATCCATCAGCCTAATGTTTTATTCATCCAAGAATCTAAACTTAATATTACTTGTCACCTAGATATCCCTAGCTACATTATTTTCAGAAAAGACTTGAAAAGAATAGGTATAAAGGTGGTATTTTAATTGCCATCAAAGATCACATAAAGGCTATTGATAACACTGGCCCTGAGCTTCAAAACCACCAAGCTCTCGAAAATATCATTCCCTGAAAACCCCACAATATCACTCTCTCATATCGTACTATAacccacctgccccccccccctccttcacgAATCTATTATTCTAACgtgtaatttaaaaaataccATCGTAATAGGTGACCTCAATGTTCACCACTTAAAATTTGGGTTGCACCAAAACCACTTTGTATGGTAAACAGCTTCTTGAcattattgacaaatatgacTTCCGTATTGTAAACAGTAACTAGAACTGTTACTAGATCTGACCCTAGAACTGACAAACAAAAACTACTTGACCAGATAATTACCAACAAATATTTGGTCACCAAGGCTAGAAACCTACAGATCATTGACGACATTGGTTTTTCTGACCACCATATTGTTCCAATTAGTTTCTTACTTAAACCAACTTGTATAAGTTATAATTTCTACCGTTCCCCTATAATCTGACTAACTGGACCAATTTTAGGAGCGACATAGACAAATTAATGACCAACCCTAACTACATTAACcccccaggcgcgtagccaagggggcgaagggggcagccgcccccccttgagcatatttttttttaaatgttttttaaatgtttttatgatatcgctagtaatttcaaaagagaaaatgctaagatgcaacttacaaggcctgggaagtgccatttccagtgatctgggaggcattttcagccaagattttctcccttggcaaattcctggctacgcgcctgccccctccccccccccccccaaaaaaagggaGTTCAAATTAACCGGCAGGAATAGGACTTTCACTTTGAACACGCATTGAGTTACAGTTCTGTTATTGCCGCTAAGGTATATGGAAGTAAAGGAGGATGTTTACTTGTATATTTTGGCAAACTGCCTGAAATAGCAACCGTACAATGGTAGTTACTTCCGGTGGCTTTATATATTGGATATGTAGGATTTCTTTGAAGCATCTTTGACATTGAAAACCTGCCAAGAGTCACGAAACTTAGGTTATATTTGTACGTAGAGTTGATACATTTGTCATTTGTACAGAGTTCACCCTTAATGCTTTTGAATCTGACATTGTATACAGAATTACcacttccttactggtttcgaacctctagaCCGACAATCGGCagtgtccatggcctagttggttagggtgtccgaatataaagcgggaggcccgggttagAATACCAGTCGAGGCTGGAAGtcttttcactgttctggattttccaactcatttatttactacatgtctgtcataccacttgcttcacattcatttcttatttacggattggcttgcctataaaaaTTGGTAATTCTGTTTTAATTGTCAGATTGAAAGCACCAGGGGCGCACTCTGTACAGACAAAACACTTGGGTAAAACGCCCTCATTACAGTTATACAAAGCTAGTTTATACGCATACGAACCTCTGGACAGATATGTAATtagtgtccatagcctagttggttggGTGTCCGCATTGAAAGCGGGAGGTcccggttcgaatcccggtcGAGGCTTGAAGTTGTATTGCTTACACAATTGATTTAGTTATATTTTTGTTGACATCTATATATGGCAGtatttacatatacagtataatcAGAATCCAGGTTCATACATTTGGTTCctgtcaggcgcgtagccaggaatctGCAAAGGgagggcgaaaatgtaggcaaattatcagagccgtaggtacggcattgcaaactatctaagcgtagcgccaccagaaaattttggctgaaaatgcctcccagttcgccagaaatggcacttcccaggccttgtaagttgcatcttagcattttctcttctgaaattactagcgatatcataaaaacattaaaaaaagaattaaaaaatatgctcaaggtgggtggggcggctgcccccttcgcccccccccccttggctacgcgcctggttccTGTTGATATAAGGTGACATAATCAAAGACGTCGCATCCTTCCCGTTTTAGTATAATTccataacagctccctggtataataAAACAGTTATTCGTTAGAATGAATTCATCCAAGACTATACGTTTTCTGGTTTTTGTACAATAAAGGGAATAACAACAACGTTTACTTTGTACTCTGAAAACATAATaagttttgaaaagttttgaattctaataataataatataaatatatatatatataaacatacatatatttatgtgtggTTAAATGCGTATTAAATCTTCCAAAGGTTGCCAACGATCATATCACAAGTCAAAATGGAGATGTGAGCCAGGTGCCGGAATCCATGTCTTATCCGAGTCGAGAACATGAAGCTAGAGCCGTCAAAGCAATTTTTAAAGAAGAATTCACTCACGTTAGATCTCGTCGAGAAACAAATGGCTTACCACAAGAGAATAAAGACGGGAACTATATAAGTAGCAATGACGGATGTAAGTATAGTTTATGAGAATGAGGTCATACTACTTACCGTATACCTGAATATTACCCATATGTTAGTCATATTAACTGTACTGTGACCtttatttatatgaatattacCATTTAATGACAGTATGTAAGTATCTGCTATGCGAATGAGTTCATAGTAAATTTGTTTTAGAACGACGAcgcttgggggaggggggtggggctgaTTGGAGTAAGAcaagtcgggggggggggtacaagccTGATCGAGCTGCAGTTTAGCAAAATACAATCCACCAAGTTGCTTATCCCAAACGCCAGCAAACCGTTTAGGAGCGCCGCTGACCTTTAACCACGTGACATTTGACCTCGTttcccatggcaaccacatattttgatagtacttgACAATTCCATTATACATGTTTCATGTCAAGTCAATGttttataacaacaaaaaattgtatttaCAACTaaagttgacctttgacctctgacctttggTTCCGGGGGCATGCGAGACACAAGGGTTCACCCTGGGGTACCTTCCAAGTTTGACCCCTCCCTCAGTTATGGACTTTCGGTCACCTTGGGGTATTCCGCCATGGGtgaccacccctccccccccccccacacacaccccgAGAGTATAGCTACTCAGGAAAATGAACTATTACAAAGGTAgttgttgctatggcaactgacaTAGCTGTATATTGCCCAACCggcaaaggaactacaatatcCCATTCAACCTATGGGAGCCATGAGATCATGGAGCGAACTAGTAGATGAACGAGGATAGAGTATAGGAGTAAAGAAGACAAGCAAATCATTCTTAGACTGAAAGCGTAAACAGCAAAACTAGTGTTAGTCATATAAGGGGGGAGCTGCCTTCACTGGGAGGATGCCCAAGCCCTGGCAATACCACCCTCCCAGGGGTACTAGCCttaaaaaaaggcaaaaaatccCTTCCCTGTGGCTGGGCTATTCCCGGAAGGAAACTGTGCTTTCTGAGTTTGACTTACAAGCCCTTTAGCTACCGGGGTCCCTTAACTAGGATGGAAGGGCCAGAGGCTGAAGGGAACTATTTTGTAAAGGAATGGGCCTGGAGTCGTTGAGCCGACTCAAATGTCTGAGGTACCTCCTAAAAGAGCCCACCTACTGAACCAATTCCCCTAACTGACAATCAGGCGCGTAGCtaagggggggggcgagggggcagccgccccccccccttgagcataatttttattttatttttaatgtttttatgatattgctagtattttcaaaagagaaaatgctaagatgcaacttacaaggcctgggaagtgccatttccagcgatctgggaggcattttcagccaaaattttcttgtacgcttcgcgccaaacatggtggcgctacgcttagatagtttgcaatgccgaatctacagtttcgcccctcccttggcaaattcctggctacgcgcctgctgaCAATGAAGGTAGAGAATaccctctgccccccccccccctccccgcccacTTCTCCCTCCTCGTGTACGCCACTGAAGGGGGACATCATTTTTATTCTATTATGTAAGTTTGGTATCACTGCGGGGGTCCAATCACTCTGAAATGTAAGCGTTATGTGGAGAGTCAGTTTTCCCATATTGCAATAACGCATAGCCTATTAAATCTAAGGAATGTTTTGTTTCACCTTTGAAAGATATAgaataacatatttattttgtttatttgttaatatGTTGTTTACAGATAACATATGTTACTTATGCCCTGCTGGTCCACGAGGAGCTGCAGGTCCTCCAGGAATTCAGGGAAACCGTGGCCTCGATGGTTTGGATGGCAGAATGGGAGCTCCAGGTCCGATGGGTCGAACCGGTATGCCAGGACCTCCCGGCCTGCCAGGAAGGGATGGCCGCGACGGCGTGTCAGGTATCTAAGAGTTAGTTCCTTAATAACATATTTTCGCTTGACTTAAAATTGTTTCAGTAAGCCTGATCTAAATATCAAATCTTATCAGATCGTATATCAGATCATTACAGATAATATCAGATAATTGCAGATCATAACAGATCATCACAGATCTCCACAGATAATTGCAGATCACAACATATCATATTAGATCATAACATATCATATCAGATCATAACATATCATATCAGATCATAACATATCATATCAGATCATAACATATCATATCAGATCATAACATATCATATCAGATCACAACATACCATATCAGATTATAACACGTCATAACAGATCATAACATATCATAACTCGTCATATCAGATCAAACATATCAGATAACAACATATCATATCAgatcataacataacataaaataacatatcagattataacatattatatcagatcataaaatatcatatcagatcataacatatcatatcatatcatatcatatcatatcagatcataacataacataaaataacatatcagattataacatattatatcagatcataaaatatcatatcagatcataacatatcatatcatatcataacatatcatatcatatcatatcatattaggtcataacatatcatatcagatcataacatatcatatcatatccgatcataacatatcatatcatatcatatcagatcataacatatcatatcatatcagatcataacatatcataacatatcataaaaGATCATAACA encodes the following:
- the LOC139975424 gene encoding uncharacterized protein, with product MNPLTNIKNINKLNEIEADLGVSSKVSWHQQYKESAYIFVGGLPFKLSEGDILAIFSQYGEIVNINLVRDKKSGKSQGYCFIAYEDQRSTILAVDNLNGIQILGRTIRVDHVANYRAPKDHDDDDEETKTLRKEGCAPKIQPDTPPPVEVDDDDVIVSSKTKKEKKKKKDKKNKKKRKMTKEQTSSESDKDSDEDEKEIAKRQRGEQNKTSLNRAGDKSYNEHRSETQVSQTGRIHTDDKDDEPSYKPSSSRNRDRYLGEESTKLGREELRPSERGEKGRREDGDERKRDRGRSPDERRRDYRRYQDDERSRKYEDRDRGEDRRSRDRGKSPEDRRRDDRRYQTDGRSRQNDSRDREDRESRDRTKRHKDKYDGDRYSGRR